A single genomic interval of Tursiops truncatus isolate mTurTru1 chromosome 1, mTurTru1.mat.Y, whole genome shotgun sequence harbors:
- the MPZ gene encoding myelin protein P0 — protein MCLCPFFCPSPSPPPRHSSLGQGEASRHKALSVWGGMCPPPPLYPEDTMPLLLPVLCPPPHHLSTAHARLQLATGSGQPPHTGTPGDFKRVPGTPAQFLVPHSPNPADAPGPSPAPAMAPGAPSSNPSPILAALLFSSLVLSPAQAIVVYTDKEVHGAVGSRVTLHCSFWSSEWVSDDISFTWRYQPEGGRDAISIFHYAKGQPYIDEVGTFKERIQWVGDPLWKDGSIVIHNLDYSDNGTFTCDVKNPPDIVGKTSQVTLYVFEKVPTRYGVVLGAVIGGVLGGVLLLLLLFYLIRYCWLRRQAALQRRLSAMEKGKLHKSVKDSSKRGRQTPVLYAMLDHSRSTKAASEKKTKGLGESRKDKK, from the exons ATGTGTTTGTGTCCCTttttctgtccctctccctcaccccccccccgacattccagcctggggcagggggaggccagCAGACACAAAGCCCTCAGTGTATGGGGTGGTAtgtgtccccccccacccctctacCCAGAGGACACAATGCCCCTTCTGCTCCCTGTGCTCTGCCCCCCTCCTCACCACCTCTCAACTGCACATGCCAGGCTGCAATTGGCTACTGGCTCAGGACAGCCCCCTCATACCGGGACCCCGGGGGATTTTAAGCGGGTTCCAGGAACCCCCGCTCAGTTCCTTGTCCCCCACTCTCCCAACCCCGCAGACGCTCCGGGCCCTAGCCCTGCCCCAGCTATGGCTCCTGGGGCTCCCTCTTCCAACCCCAGTCCTATCCTGGCTGCGCTACTCTTCTCCTCTTTGG TgctctccccagcccaggccaTTGTGGTTTACACGGACAAGGAGGTCCACGGTGCTGTGGGCTCCCGGGTGACCCTGCACTGCTCCTTCTGGTCCAGTGAGTGGGTCTCAGATGACATTTCCTTCACCTGGCGCTACCAGCCAGAAGGAGGCCGTGATGCCATCTCG ATCTTCCACTATGCCAAGGGACAGCCCTACATCGATGAGGTGGGGACCTTCAAAGAGCGCATTCAGTGGGTAGGGGACCCTCTCTGGAAGGATGGCTCCATTGTCATACACAACCTGGACTATAGTGACAACGGCACTTTCACCTGTGACgtcaaaaacccaccagacatagTGGGCAAGACCTCTCAGGTCACGCTCTATGTCTTTGAAAAAG TGCCTACTAGGTACGGGGTGGTGCTGGGAGCCGTGATCGGGGGTGTTTTGGGGGGTGttctattgctgctgctgcttttctaCCTGATTCGGTACTGCTGGCTACGCAGGCAGGCGGCCCTGCAGAGGAGACTCAG TGCCATGGAGAAGGGGAAATTGCACAAGTCTGTGAAGGACTCGTCGAAGCGCGGCCGGCAG ACGCCAGTGCTGTATGCCATGCTGGACCACAGCAGAAGCACCAAAGCTGCCAGTGAGAAGAAGACTAAAGGGTTGGGGGAGTCTCGCAAGGATAAGAAATAG
- the PCP4L1 gene encoding Purkinje cell protein 4-like protein 1 has protein sequence MSELNTKTSPATNQAAGPEEKGRAGNAKKAEEEEEIDIDLTAPETEKAALAIQGKFRRFQKKKKDSSS, from the exons cttaACACCAAAACATCCCCAGCAACCAACCAGGCAGCTGGCCCAGAGGAAAAGG GGAGAGCTGGCAATGCCAAGAaggctgaggaggaggaggagattgACATTGATCTGACGGCACCAGAAACAGAGAAGGCTGCCCTTGCTATTCAGGGCAAGTTCCGGcgattccagaaaaagaaaaaggattccaGTTCCTGA